A window of Xiphophorus hellerii strain 12219 chromosome 7, Xiphophorus_hellerii-4.1, whole genome shotgun sequence contains these coding sequences:
- the LOC116723239 gene encoding immunoglobulin superfamily member 10-like, with protein MHQTGSALLALLALLVLTLEMSSGQSCPRSCNCYQANEVHCTFRSLLIIPPGLPAHTRRINLGFNSISRLHDKSLVGLRRVELLMLHSNNLQHLPDGVFKEMKSLQILKLSYNKLREISSSLTFSGLTSLLRLYLDHNLLQHIHPRALLQLPSLRLLRLQGNRLHQLHPHALCTLSILNTYYFSTLRHLDLSNNSLTILPEKSVTTAPLLETLVLQANPWSCDCRMNWFLSWSLAHPGLLKCPGGPQCPVCASPLSLQGQNLLDQTTLHCMSPIISFPGKETPLESDHSKIQPSEKFREPLGNVTLGLSDQQGYNIDLSCKITHSTNSPDIAPPPDLSWSSSSPLPLALSLSLDCPILGQSYEKLWRILAYYSETAARLEREIMLSKAPALAYRYRQAPETYGYYHTGIKASVKARPEWLLQSAISIQLDRAQSNSHKVQLIYSTRVSAHPDPTFNPSLSSPTSHPWVMILTNHTNTAVTAVGIAGRNIQLSCPVLSSSNPSVQWILPDGSKLNNPSSSLDGRFQLSASGLLVQRVQLSDGGLYHCVARAGRDFDVLQLRLAVQESAFPYTGELSGPPVTGTIKDAVTLPCRISGSPEPLASWILPDGNVVWQGLAVSGGLKVYSNGSLSLLTSTLKDTGYYRCIAVNQYGSDTMSMQLILKAQHISALETSLPRGPQSAAGRSTKIPVTIFGQIDEGSGDEENEEDEKTSTGKRRYPTSLQQHPNRQYLINKSQRYGRVREGHLKRIGGSISPIKQKKHRFQNRPRVTTKKHRIDPQKWADLLAKIRQKTTNSTKSSHSQANAEEKTTTEPIFEEKDEEIRQGEKGDNKDRSISHDLQEKTESEGSSVDDAIVKEEQPQPIQPPDKDVQIIQATQIIAEIYNVTEQPHVNLEIDIKTQTDKENKQTVTTVNPVTETELVILTSLSGANGIALQSIVLDEKVPNLSSNRTRPQNPLQGLFPNAIPNSRPRRPWDTRRKIGQRRRINRPKIQPVPSPYPHSDPINSVNQAETLNSSPDKITKLLPLSTTTFPPIMLTLGNNVRTIINGVTVTPVSPTVSDPHFITISKFESPPLSPSSTTPHTYTDMMIHSGKKQIPEESTFNSTPAPTHATIIISEPHVPEPDNRTFTHAAWAHTATQTTLGKHAERPPSKHSKELEMNVLGESHFSITHSLTASSVPIASLTTTSAAQIITTSPAAPKRTSYFSSTKSTPASTTNEDTLPTTTTAAIISPTMSISTPIIIPIFSTPSQTSALSTSMTSTITLPTTSSTISSTLTSDTTFRPIITRLSTTSNPSTSKSSSPVSINAIPKVSISSFSTTSTDSKTTLPSTTESILTTTPPSTTKQSTVKTFFSTTTTMELISTKAITRNTKATGQVDHPANGQNRSQSPTAWKNHGANTIPDSHRSSFHQPSPSLPASPTIPVVRSRPRIADPHIRTMSVPAGSTVNLVCEAQGEPKPSITWTKVATGAVMSIHSRAQRFEVLPNGTLVIQNVQVQDRGTYICSASSLLGRDRLLTTLEIWTRPPHMQLMPYKEVTIHQGGQVHLECQADGVPAPLLSWVLPNRSTLTSSGTFSNRIHMDTNGTLHISVTLPTDQGVYRCVASNSAGAASASVRLHVSLLPPVIQQPREEHLLFSVGWPVYAHCSARGAPTPILRWQIPDGTLVRPSQFLNGNLFVLSNGTLHIRNVGSKDTGNYECTASNAVGTTKRTVTIAVIDGEAKAKKTSNSSFFNKVRTSVIPSQTSTAFSPSKFSPVNPSDRSKNLSISSSPFNSSSSSSLEINKTVKPYPSHFPDIKKANPFSVFSPSTVPTNNTKVSPRGNSTRVASSFHTSGKISTVLQPQPVSPFTKAHIVSTSPSATTVNYEGTLNLYCSVSGNPPPTILWRTPTRKLVDMHYSFDQRVKVHPNGTLSVRAVTEKDSGDYLCIARNKVADDYRILRVSVVTQSPRIDPKQSINQMVSFGKPLKVDCQASGLPLPAVHWKLPNGTTVKSELFQEDNRGQRRQHTVFDNGTLLIPAVGEGDEGEYICYAENQAGQDSMKVIVKAMKTTPPKFTNDRGHNFIKVQQGETATIPCRTTGDPAPTVTWFSPSFIIIPQNLGSGLSSQRVVVISDGTLEVRSTQKIDSGNYTCRASNSAGIRSMVVTLEVETSSSGVIAQVEKGQGWSVKKSDGNHRVITARKINLGSNVVTASKSRSNNSYSDNHSRTVNIVPNTNLNSVFSGSNPMLRSYSQHEFKSPVGGFSTRRGNTGIMAGANEAQNTGIKIDSTGLNRNTPSIKSRSGNVDHSQSIDRGESTERNPEMNNNEVIAGKKSNDAITSRDNSRLTRISTNGQSISGSLSGNGAGTSTQRGHVFNRNSHAGGGNDNRRNSVSSSSNSDTHLGGGKIAKHQAVKGQAVTLPCPYQGHPPIRLVWLLPGNGMLPAPYYGSRLTVHRNGSLEFQDVRVSDGGNLVCVAKTERGDTLMRVQLEVSEPVVDVRSQQGREVENIQQKENLDATQSLPTRTVSLLQHSQRGLGVPDRSHSINSSPSSGSVSKPTVSTSTAPLVSTVNGETLRLHCPASTTRGSVSWTMPSGKILSRGESGDLGHYVVQEDGTLIIKQVSVFDRGSYICRFSSHDSSSVSVTTVPVIVIAYPPRITIGPSPVTYTRGGVAVELPCMAIATPRATVSWETPDLTQLSVMGQPHIYGNLYLSPQGSLVIQNPTHRDTGFYRCIAKNVIGVDSKATYLHVM; from the exons ATGCATCAGACTGGGTCTGCACTATTGGCATTGCTGGCACTTCTGGTGCTCACACTTGAGATGTCCAGCGGCCAGTCCTGCCCCAGGAGCTGTAACTGCTACCAGGCCAATGAAGTTCACTGCACCTTCCGATCACTGCTCATCATCCCACCTGGCCTGCCTGCGCATACAAGACGGATTAATTTAGG GTTTAATAGTATCAGCAGACTTCATGACAAATCTCTGGTTGGGTTAAGGAGAGTAGAGCTTCTGATGCTCCACAGCAATAACCTCCAACATCTTCCAGATGGAGTATTTAAAGAGATGAAATCACTCCAG ATACTCAAGTTGAGCTATAACAAGCTGAGAGAGATCTCTTCATCTTTGACCTTCTCTGGCCTGACATCACTGCTGCGGCTTTACTTGGATCACAACCTGCTCCAACACATCCACCCCCGGGCTCTGCTCCAGCTGCCTAGCCTCAGGCTGCTTCGTCTACAAGGCAACAGGCTGCATCAGCTGCACCCTCACGCTCTGTGCACGCTGTCCATCCTGAATACatattatttttctactttgag acatcTAGACCTTTCCAACAATAGTCTAACTATCCTGCCTGAAAAGAGTGTGACAACGGCACCTCTGCTGGAGACTCTGGTCCTGCAGGCTAATCCTTGGAGCTGTGACTGTAGAATGAATTGGTTTCTCTCATGGAGTCTTGCTCACCCAG GCTTATTGAAATGTCCTGGTGGTCCTCAGTGTCCAGTTTGTGCCTCACCCCTGTCTCTTCAGGGCCAGAATTTGCTTGATCAGACGACTCTACATTGCATGTCACCGATCATCAGCTTTCCTGGAAAAGAAACACCTTTGGAATCAGACCATAGCAAAATCCAACCAAGTGAGAAGTTCAGAGAGCCTTTAGGCAATGTCACTCTGGGTCTTTCTGACCAACAAGGATACAACATTGATCTAAGTTGTAAAATTACTCACTCTACCAATTCCCCAGACATTGCTCCTCCTCCAGATCTCTCCTGGAGTTCCTCTTCTCCTCTCCCGCTCGCTTTGTCTCTCTCCCTTGACTGCCCTATTCTAGGACAAAGCTATGAGAAACTTTGGAGGATTTTGGCTTACTACAGTGAAACTGCAGCTCGCCTTGAGAGGGAGATCATGTTAAGTAAAGCTCCGGCATTGGCCTACCGCTACAGACAGGCACCAGAGACATATGGATATTATCACACTGGGATCAAAGCCTCTGTCAAAGCCAGACCAGAATGGTTACTACAATCAGCAATTAGTATTCAGCTTGACAGAGCACAGTCTAACAGTCATAAAGTCCAACTTATCTACTCAACAAGAGTTTCTGCTCATCCTGATCCAACTTTTAATCCCTCACTGTCTTCCCCTACTTCTCACCCATGGGTAATGATTTTAACTAATCACACTAACACAGCAGTTACAGCAGTAGGAATAGCAGGCAGGAACATACAGCTATCTTGTCCTGTTCTTAGTTCTAGTAATCCCAGTGTGCAATGGATTCTTCCAGATGGATCTAAACTCAATAATCCTTCCAGCAGTTTAGATGGAAGGTTCCAGCTATCAGCCTCAGGCCTACTAGTACAAAGAGtacagctctctgatggaggGCTTTACCATTGTGTTGCCAGAGCTGGAAGAGATTTCGATGTCCTTCAATTACGTCTGGCAGTACAAGAGTCTGCCTTTCCATATACAGGTGAGCTAAGTGGACCCCCGGTCACTGGAACCATTAAAGATGCTGTCACTCTGCCCTGCAGGATATCTGGTTCACCAGAACCTTTGGCAAGTTGGATTTTGCCAGATGGAAATGTTGTGTGGCAAGGATTAGCTGTATCAGGTGGATTGAAAGTATATTCAAATGGAAGTTTGTCTTTACTTACATCAACTCTGAAGGATACAGGATATTACCGCTGCATTGCTGTCAACCAGTATGGTAGTGACACCATGTCAATGCAGCTGATATTGAAAGCACAACATATTTCTGCCCTTGAGACTTCATTACCCAGAGGACCTCAATCAGCTGCTGGCAGGTCAACAAAGATACCAGTCACCATTTTTGGGCAGATTGATGAAGGATCAggagatgaagaaaatgaagaGGATGAGAAAACCTCCACTGGTAAAAGGAGATATCCAACATCTCTCCAACAGCACCCAAACAGACAATATCTAATTAATAAGTCACAAAGATATGGTCGTGTTAGAGAGGGACATCTAAAAAGGATTGGAGGATCTATTTCACCAATTAAGCAGAAGAAACACCGCTTTCAGAACAGACCCAGAGTAACCACAAAGAAACACAGGATAGACCCTCAGAAATGGGCTGATCTCTTGGCAAAGATTCGTCAAAAGACCACCAACAGCACCAAGTCAAGTCATAGTCAagcaaatgcagaagaaaaaacaacaactgaacctatatttgaagaaaaagatgaagaaattaGACAAGGAGAAAAGGGTGACAATAAAGACAGAAGTATATCTCATGACTTACAGGAGAAAACAGAATCTGAAGGTTCTTCAGTTGATGATGCTATTGTAAAAGAAGAACAACCACAACCCATTCAACCTCCTGATAAGGATGTACAGATAATACAAGCAACACAAATCATTGCAGAGATATATAATGTGACTGAGCAGCCACATGTGAATCTAGAAAttgacataaaaacacagacagataaagaaaacaaacaaacagtaaCAACAGTAAACCCAGTGACAGAAACAGAGCTTGTCATACTTACTTCATTATCAGGGGCAAATGGAATAGCTCTGCAATCAATTGTGTTGGATGAGAAAGTACCAAATCTAAGCTCTAATAGGACCAGGCCACAGAATCCTTTACAGGGACTTTTCCCAAATGCAATTCCAAACTCCCGACCTCGAAGACCCTGGGACACCCGCAGGAAGATTGGACAACGTAGGCGAATTAACAGGCCAAAGATTCAGCCTGTACCCTCACCCTATCCTCACTCCGACCCGATAAACTCAGTAAACCAAGCAGAGACACTTAACTCAAGTCCagataaaatcacaaagttgCTGCCCTTATCAACTACCACATTTCCACCTATTATGCTGACACTGGGAAACAATGTTAGAACTATTATAAATGGTGTGACTGTGACTCCTGTGTCCCCAACTGTTTCCGACCCTCATTTTATTACTATTTCAAAATTTGAATCACCTCCACTCAGTCCCTCCTCTACAaccccacacacatacacagacaTGATGATTCATTCAGGCAAGAAACAAATACCTGAGGAGTCTACTTTTAACAGCACACCAGCCCCCACTCATGCTACCATTATCATTTCAGAGCCACATGTGCCAGAACCCGATAACAGAACATTTACACATGCTGCATGGGCTCATACAGCAACACAAACAACCTTAGGCAAACATGCTGAGAGACCCCCGAGCAAACACAGCAAGGAGTTAGAGATGAATGTTTTGGGTGAGTCCCACTTTTCAATCACTCATTCTCTCACTGCTTCCTCAGTCCCCATTGCATCTTTAACCACCACCAGTGCAGCACAAATCATAACTACTTCTCCGGCTGCTCCCAAGAGAACTAGTTATTTTAGCAGCACTAAAAGTACACCAGCCTCTACAACTAATGAGGACACACTCCCCACAACAACCACGGCTGCTATAATAAGTCCCACCATGTCTATTTCAACCCCCATTATCATTCCAATATTCAGCACTCCCAGTCAGACTTCAGCTCTGTCCACCTCAATGACTTCTACAATCACTTTGCCAACTACTTCCTCTACTATCTCTTCAACTTTGACCTCCGACACTACATTCAGGCCAATAATTACAAGGCTAAGCACCACTTCTAATCCTTCTACCAGCAAAAGTAGTTCTCCAGTTTCAATAAATGCCATCCCTAAAGTGtccatttcctctttttctacCACATCCACTGATTCTAAAACCACTCTTCCATCCACAACAGAAAGTATTCTGACCACAACACCTCCATCTACCACAAAACAATCTAcagttaaaacttttttttccactacCACCACAATGGAATTGATAAGTACCAAAGCAATAACAAGAAACACTAAAGCAACTGGCCAGGTTGACCACCCTGCGAATGGTCAAAACAGGAGTCAATCACCTACTGCCTGGAAGAACCATGGAGCTAACACTATTCCAGATTCACACAGAAGCAGTTTTCATCAGCCTTCCCCGTCACTTCCTGCTTCTCCAACG ATTCCAGTTGTTAGATCTAGGCCAAGGATCGCAGACCCTCACATTCGCACCATGTCAGTACCGGCAGGCAGCACTGTAAACCTGGTGTGTGAAGCTCAGGGAGAGCCAAAACCTTCAATCACATGGACTAAGGTTGCTACAG GAGCGGTGATGTCAATCCACTCCAGGGCTCAGCGTTTTGAGGTCTTGCCAAATGGCACCCTTGTTATCCAGAATGTACAGGTACAGGACAGAGGAACATATATCTGCAGTGCGAGCAGCTTGCTGGGCCGTGACAG GTTGCTCACCACACTAGAAATCTGGACACGCCCGCCTCATATGCAGCTGATGCCTTACAAGGAAGTTACCATTCATCAGGGTGGCCAGGTTCACCTGGAGTGCCAAGCAGATGGCGTTCCAGCCCCTTTGCTTTCCTGGGTTCTGCCTAATCGTTCTACCTTAACCTCCTCTGGCACCTTTTCTAATCGAATCCATATGGACACAAATGGGACCCTTCACATCTCGGTAACATTACCCACTGACCAAGGAGTCTATCGATGTGTGGCATCCAACTCAGCTGGTGCAGCCAGCGCCTCAGTGCGTCTCCATGTGTCCTTGCTCCCCCCGGTTATTCAGCAACCCAGGGAGGAACACCTGCTTTTCTCTGTAGGTTGGCCTGTTTATGCTCACTGCTCTGCCCGAGGGGCCCCAACACCAATTCTGCGTTGGCAAATTCCAGATGGGACGCTTGTTCGACCATCTCAGTTTCTTAATGGAAATCTCTTTGTCCTGTCAAATGGGACACTCCATATTCGCAATGTGGGGTCAAAGGATACAGGGAATTATGAGTGTACTGCTAGTAATGCTGTAGGGACTACTAAGAGGACAGTGACAATAGCGGTTATAGATGGGGAAGCAAAAGCCAAAAAAACATCCAATTCATCTTTTTTCAACAAAGTCAGAACATCGGTAATCCCAAGCCAAACCTCAACTGCATTCAGTCCAAGTAAATTCTCTCCTGTAAATCCCTCTGACAGATCTAAGAACTTGTCGATCAGCTCAAGCCCTTTTAACTCTTCCTCTAGCTCATCTCTCGAAAtcaataaaactgtaaaacctTACCCATCACACTTTCCTGACATCAAAAAAGCAAATCCCTTCTCTGTTTTCTCACCTTCTACGGTGCCAACAAATAACACCAAAGTATCACCCAGAGGAAACAGCACAAGAGTTGCTTCTTCTTTCCATACTAGTGGAAAAATCTCAACTGTTTTGCAGCCTCAGCCTGTCTCCCCCTTCACTAAAGCCCACATTGTCTCTACATCACCCTCTGCTACTACTGTTAACTATGAGGGGACTTTGAATCTTTACTGCTCTGTAAGTGGAAACCCTCCCCCAACCATTCTATGGAGGACCCCCACCAGAAAGCTTGTGGACATGCACTACAG TTTTGACCAACGTGTAAAGGTGCATCCTAATGGCACGCTGTCAGTGCGGGCAGTAACGGAGAAGGACAGTGGAGACTACCTGTGTATTGCACGCAACAAGGTTGCTGATGATTATCGAATTCTGCGTGTGTCTGTGGTTACTCAGTCTCCCAGGATTGACCCAAAACAGTCAATCAATCAGATGGTGTCATTTGGAAAACCTCTAAAG GTAGACTGCCAGGCCTCTGGATTGCCTCTTCCAGCTGTGCATTGGAAGTTACCAAATGGAACCACTGTGAAGAGTGAGCTATTTCAAGAGGACAATAGGGGTCAAAGACGGCAACATACTGTTTTTGACAATGGGACATTACTGATTCCAGCAGTTGGTGAAGGAGATGAAGGCGAGTATATCTGCTACGCAGAGAACCAGGCAGGCCAAGATTCCATGAAG GTCATAGTGAAGGCCATGAAGACGACCCCACCAAAGTTCACTAATGACAGAGGCCACAATTTCATCAAAGTGCAGCAGGGAGAAACTGCTACAATTCCCTGCAGGACCACAGGAGATCCTGCCCCAACAGTTACCTGGTTTTCTCCATCATTCATTATTATACCGCAGAACTTGGGATCAGGCCTCTCTTCTCAGCGAGTTGTGGTCATTTCCGATGGAACCCTGGAAGTGCGTTCCACCCAAAAGATTGACTCTGGAAATTACACTTGTCGAGCAAGCAACTCAGCTGGGATAAGGAGCATGGTGGTGACCTTGGAAGTGGAGACTTCTAGCTCTGGAGTTATAGCACAGGTGGAAAAAGGACAAGGTTGGAGTGTAAAGAAATCTGATGGCAATCACAGAGTCATTACTGCAAGAAAAATCAATCTTGGATCTAATGTTGTAACTGCAAGCAAAAGCAGAAGCAATAACAGCTATAGTGATAACCATAGTAGAACAGTAAACATAGTTCCTAATACCAATCTCAACTCCGTATTCAGTGGCTCGAATCCTATGCTAAGAAGCTACAGCCAACATGAGTTTAAAAGTCCTGTTGGAGGATTTTCAACACGACGGGGTAATACTGGGATAATGGCTGGGGCAAATGAGGCACAGAATACAGGCATTAAGATAGACAGTACTGGATTAAATAGAAACACACCTAGCATTAAGAGTAGAAGTGGTAATGTAGATCACAGCCAAAGCATAGATAGAGGAGAAAGTACTGAAAGAAATCCTGAGATGAATAATAATGAAGTCATTGCAGGAAAGAAAAGTAATGATGCTATTACCAGCAGAGACAACAGCAGGTTAACTCGTATTTCAACAAATGGCCAAAGTATTAGTGGTAGTTTGTCAGGTAATGGAGCTGGTACAAGCACTCAAAGAGGACATGTTTTCAACAGGAACAGTCATGCAGGGGGAGGTAATGATAACAGAAGAAATAGTGTTTCTTCAAGTAGTAATTCAGACACACATCTGGGTGGGGGAAAAATAGCAAAGCACCAAGCAGTTAAAGGACAGGCTGTCACTTTGCCATGCCCATACCAAGGTCATCCTCCAATTCGTTTGGTCTGGCTTCTGCCTGGAAATGGCATGCTGCCGGCTCCTTACTACGGCAGCCGACTCACTGTGCATCGGAACGGCTCTTTGGAGTTTCAAGATGTACGTGTGAGTGACGGTGGAAATTTGGTTTGTGTTGCAAAAACTGAAAGAGGTGACACTTTAATGCGGGTCCAGCTTGAAGTGTCAGAACCAGTGGTGGATGTGAGATCCCAACAAGGCAGAGAAGTGGAAAATATACAGCAGAAGGAAAATTTAGATGCAACTCAGTCTTTACCCACAAGGACAGTATCGCTTCTGCAGCATTCACAGAGGGGCCTTGGTGTGCCAGACAGGTCTCACTCTATAAACTCTTCACCATCGTCTGGCTCAGTCTCCAAACCCACAGTAAGCACCAGCACCGCCCCTCTAGTGAGCACCGTTAATGGAGAGACTCTCCGACTGCATTGTCCTGCCTCTACAACCAGGGGCTCTGTTTCATGGACAATGCCTAGTGGCAAGATACTATCCAGAGGTGAAAGTGGTGATCTAGGGCATTATGTGGTGCAAGAAGATGGAACACTAATAATCAAAcaggtttctgtgtttgatcGAGGCAGCTACATCTGCAGATTTTCCAGTCATGACTCTTCCTCAGTCTCAGTCACGACAGTTCCTGTCATTGTCATCGCCTACCCTCCACGCATCACAATCGGTCCCTCCCCTGTCACCTACACTAGAGGCGGTGTTGCTGTGGAGCTGCCCTGCATGGCCATAGCCACCCCGCGAGCAACAGTTAGTTGGGAAACACCAGACCTGACACAACTGAGTGTAATGGGTCAGCCTCATATTTATGGCAACCTCTACCTGAGTCCTCAGGGTTCATTGGTGATACAAAACCCGACACATAGGGACACAGGATTTTACAGATGCATCGCCAAAAATGTAATCGGAGTGGACAGCAAGGCAACCTATCTGCATGTTATGTAA